The genomic region CGCACCGGCACCGTCGTCGCCGGCGAGCGGGTCCGCATCCGCCCGGTGGCGGTGGCCCACGGCGGCCTCCAGGTGTCGATCACCTCGCGGCCGGTGGTCTCGCAGCCCAACGCCTTCGGCCAGGGGACGACGGTCACCGAGCGCGCCGGGACCGCGGCCGCCACCGAGGAGCACCGCGGCGCGGTGGCGCTCCCGGCCACCAGCACCGTCGAGGACCTGGTCAAGGCGATGAACCTGCTCGGCGCCACGCCGCGCGACCTCGTCGCCATCCTCGAGGCCATGAAGGCCGCGGGCGCGCTCGACGCCGAGCTGGAGGTCCTGTGATGCCGCACGTCACCCTGCCCGGGGCGAGGCATCGTTGAAGCTCTCCGCCGCCAGCGCCGGCGCGAGCGACGCCGCCCGCCTCCACGACGCCGCGCAGGCGCTCGAGGCGATGATGCTGAAGCAGATCATCTCCTCGAGCGGCGCGTTCAAGGGCAACGGCGTGGCCGGCTCGTCGATCCGGGCCGACCTGTTCTCGGACGCGCTCGCCGAGGCGGTGGCGAAGGCGGGAGGCCTCGGCCTCGCCGCCGAGCTGGAGCGCTCGCTGGGCGCCCGCGCCGGCTCGCCCTCCCCCTCCCCCTCCGCCGCCCGATCCCCGGCCGCCCCGAGCGCCGCCCCGGCGCGCGCGGGGGGCGTGGCCGCGGCGGCGCGGGCGCTCCCGGCCGCCCGCTCCCCGGCGACGGTCGGGGCGGCCGCCGCCGCCTCCGACGCGGCGGTGAGCCTGCTCGCGCCCGACCTCGACGTCCCGGACGACGGGGACGCCAGCGACGTGACGGGTGCGACCGGCCCCGCCGGCGCGACCCCGCCCGCCCCTTCCGCGGCGGGTCCGAGGGAGCTCGCCGCGACCCTGGTCGGACCCACCAGGGTCACGAGCCCCTACGGCCTCCGCGCCGACCCCTTCACCGGCGTCGTCCGACCGCACCATGGGGTCGATCTCGCGGCGGCGGAGGGGAGCACGGTCCAGGCCGCCCTGGCCGGCACCGTGAAGCGTGCAGGCCCTCGCAATGGCTACGGAAATACCGTGGAGATCGAGAGCCCCGACGGGGTCACCACCCTCTACGCCCACGCCTCGGAGCTGCTCGTCTCGGCCGGCGCCCGGGTCGAGGCCGGCCAGCCGATAGCCAGGGTGGGTCACACCGGCCGCGCCACGGGGGCGCACCTCCACTTCGAGGCGAGGCAGGGGGGCCGGGCGGTCGATCCGTCGCGGTTCCTTAAGGCCTACGGAATTCGTGACGATGGAATGGCGAAGCGCGGTCTTCCACCGCGGAGTGAGCCATGAAGGTCAAGAACACCAGCGAGACCACCCCCATCGACGGCAGCCGGACGACCGAGGCCAGGAAGGCGTCCGGCGCCGACCCCTCGGCCCCGCCCGAGCGCGTCAGCACCCCCGATAGCACCAAGTTCGCCGCGGCCGTGGACGCCGCCCGGCAGCACCTCGGCGCGACCCGGGCCGCCAAGCTGCAGAGCATCGCCGCGGCGGTGAAGCAGGGCACCTACCAGCCCGACCCGAACCAGATCGCGCAAGAGATCCTCGACGACGCCGAGCTGACCGCGTCGCTGCAGGGGATGCTGAAGCGCCTCAAGTGAACGGAGCCCCGCCGTGAGCAAGCTCGACGACGCAGCCCACAAGGCCGAGGCCCTCCGGGCCCTCCTGGCGGCCGAGATCGAGCGGGCGCGGGGCGAGCGCGAGCTGATGCGGTCCCTCGACGCCGACGGGCTGTTCGCCCGCGCGGCGGCCCGGAGCGCCTTCAACGGCGAGGTGGGGCGGATCGAGGGCGAGCTGGCCCGGTCCCTGTCCCTCGCCGCCGGCGCCCTCGGCGCCCCGGAGGTCACCCTGGAGCGGCTGCGCGAGCGCGCCCCCGCGGAGACCGAGCGGCTCTCCACCACCCTCGGCGAGATCCGCGCCCTGGCCGAGGCCCTGGGCGAGATCGACGCGCTCAACCGGACGCTCTGCGAGCGCGCCCTCACCTGCGTCCGCGGCTACGTGCGCGCCGTCCGCCCCGCCCCCGCCGCCTACGACCGGCGCGGCGCGCGGCCCGAGTCGCGCGGCGCCGCGGCGATGATCTCCAGCAAGGGCTAGCACCGACCATGGCAGACCTGTTCTCGATCCTCTCCAACGCCAGCTCGAGCCTCGCCGCCCAGCAGGCGGCGATGGCGGTCACGAGCAACAACCTCCAGAACGCCGCCACCCCCGGCTACGCGCGCCAGCGCGCCGAGCTCCTGACCCGGCCGGCGGAGCTCGTCTCCGGCGGCGCGTGGGTGGGCCGCGGCGTGACGCTCGGCGCCGTCACCCAGGTGCGCGACCAGTTCATCGAGTCGCAGGTCCCGGCCAGCATCGCCAACGCGGCGAGCTCCGACGCCGAGGCCACCGCCCTCTCCGCCATCCACACCTTCGACCCCGCCCAGTCGGGCGGCGTCGGCGACGCCATCTCCGGCTTCTACTCCGCGCTCCGCGCCCTGTCGCAGAACCCGGGCGACAGCGGCCTGCGCGAGGCGGCGCTGGGCGCCTCGCAGAGCCTCGCCGCGGCCTTCAACCAGGCCTCGCGCGACGTCGAGACCGCGCGCACCGGCCTCGACGACCAGGCGGTGAACCTCACCGGCCAGATCAACGCGCTCGCGAAGCAGATGGCGGACCTCAACACGCAGGTGCGGCAGGCGCGCGCCAGCGGCGGCGAGCCGAACGACCTGCTCGACGCCCGCCAGCAGGTGCTGGACCAGCTCGCCTCGCTCGTCGGCGGCCAGCCGGTGACCAGCACCGGCGGCGACGTGAACGTGATGATGGGCGGCGGCGTGGCGCTCGTCTCGGGCGGCGTGCCGGGCGTCTTCAGCAGCCAGCCCGACCCGAACAACCGCGGCCACCTGCAGCTCCTCTACGCCTCGCCGCTCGGCACCCCGGCCGCCCCCCTCGCCAACTCGGTCGCGGGCGGGCAGCTCGGCGGCACCCTCGCCGCCCGGGACGGCGCCCTCGGGAAGGCCTCCACCCAGCTCGACACGCTCGCGTTCGACCTCGCGAACCAGGTGAACGCGGTCCACCAGGCGGGCTACGGCGCCGACGGGGTCACCGGCCGGCCGCTCTTCGCCGTCGGCGCCACCAGCGCCGGCGCCGCCAGCACCATCGCCATCTCCGCCGCGGTCGGCACCAACGCCGGCGCGCTCGCGGCGGCCGGCGCCGCCACCGCGGCGAGCGGCGACGCGGACAACGTGCAGGCGCTGCTCGCGACCGAGCAGCAGGCCCTCCCCACCAGCGGGCTCGACGCCACCCGGACCCTCTCCTCGATCACCTCGAGCTTCGGGATCGCCTCCGCGCAGGCCACCTCGCTCTCCAAGCAGGACGCCGCCCTGCGCGACAACGTCAAGGCGCTGCGCGAGAGCGCGTCGGGCGTGTCGGTGGACGAGGAGCTCGTGAACATGCAGAAGACCCAGCGCGCCTACGAGGCCATCGCCCGGGTGCTCCAGACCTCGAGCGACATGCTCGACGTCCTCATGAAGCTCGGGTCCTAAGGAGCCGCCATGCGCGTGAGCGACAGCCTCACCTACGACATCGCCCGCACCGGGGTCCTCGAGGCCCGCTCCCGCAACGAGGAGGCGATGCGCCTCGCCACCACCGGCCTGCGCGTCGGCCAGCCCGGCGACGACCCGGCGGCCGCCGCCCTGATGGTCACCACCCAGGCGGACCAGAAGCACTACGACTCGATCCAGTCGGTCGCCCAGCTCGCCAGCGACGAGCTCGCCAGCGCCGACTCGGCCTTCGGCTCGCTCCAGAACTTCCTCACCCGCGCCCAGCAGCTGGCCGTGCAGTTCTCGAACGGCAACTACAGCGCCTCGGATCGGGCCTCCGCCGCCACCGAGGTGGACGGCCTGCTCCAGTCCTCGGTCGCCGCGCTCAACGTCCGGGTGGGCGACCGCTACATCCTCGGCGGCAACGTGGACTCCGCCCCCCCCTTCGACGCCAGCGGCGCGTACCACGGCGACGCCGCGCAGCGGCAGGTAGAGATCGCCCCCGGCGTGACGGTGAAGAGCTCGGTCCGGGCCGACGTGGCGGTGAAGGGCGCCGGCGGCGGCACCGACGTCCTCGCCACGATCCAGGCGCTCTCCACGGCGCTCAAGGCCAACGACCCCGACGCGGTCGCGGCCACGCTCGCCGGGCTCTCCGCCGGGATCTCGCAGGTCGGCGCCGCCCGCAGCCAGGCCGGGGTGTCGATGAACAGCTTCGACTCGGCGGTGGCGGCGGCCAAGCAGGCCCGGGACGACGCCACCGCGCGCACCTCGCAGCTCGGCGACGCCGACCCGATCAAGGCCGCGAGCCAGCTCGCCTCCACGCAGCACGCGCTCGAGGCCTCCCTGACCGCCACCGCGCAGGGCTTCAAGCTGACGCTGCTCGACTACCTCCGGTAGATGCCGCCCGCGCTGCCGCTCTCGCGGGCCGTGCCGGAGCCCGACGCGCCGGGCGCCCCCGCGGTGCTCCGCTGGCGGGCCCGCTGGCTCTCGCGGAGGGCGGCGCCCCCGCTCGCGGCCGCGGCCCGGCTCTTCCCGGTGCTGCTCCACGCCAGCTTCGAGCAGGCGGGGCTGCGCGAGCTCGCGCCGGGCGTGGCGGGGCTGCGCTACCGCCCGAGCTGGGGAGCGCTGGCGCGCCGCTTCGGCCTCCCCCCGCCGCACCGCGTGCAGCGCGGCGCCTGCGCGGTGGACGCCGTGCTGGCGCGGCAGGCCACCGACCGGCTCGAGCTGGTGGTGCTCGCTCGCGGCGGCCTCCTCCCCGCCGAGTACGGCGAGCTCGAGGAGCGGATGGAGGCCGCGCGCCGCGCGCTGACCGCCGCCGACCGGCCCATCTCCGCCCGCCTCCTCGACCCGGCCCGGCTGGCCCGGCAGCGCGGCCTCTGTCACGAGCTCTCCGCCTTCGGCGCGCTGCTCGCCGGGGCGCTCCCCCCCGAGTCCTGGCGCGCGCTCGAGGCGGCCGCGGAGGCGCCGCTCGACGGCGACGCGCTCTGGGCCCTCGCGGCCGCGGCCCCCACCGGCTTCGTGCGGCTGGCGCTCTCGGTGATGAGCGGCGGAGCGGCCCCCGCCCCGCTCACCGCCCTCTCCGCGCTGGCCCGCCGCGGGCCGGCCCGCCACCTCGCCGATCCCTCGATCTTCCTCTGCCGCTGGGCCGCGCTGGCGGGCCTCGACGGCGCCCTCCTCGAGGAGGCGCTCGCCCACGCCGACCCGGCGCTCGCCGCCCGCGCGCTCGCGTCCTCCCCGCCCGCCCGCGGCGCGGCCGGGCCGGTCCTCTCGACGGGGCGCCGCCTCGCCATCGCCTGCGCCCGCGGCGCCCGCCGCCACCCGCCGCTCGCCCGGGCGGCCCGCGACGCCTGGCGCGGCGCCTTCGCCGCCGGCTTCCCGGTAGCGCTCCTGCCGGCGCTCCGGACGGCGCTGGAGCGCGGCGGGCCGGGCCCGGTGCCGCTCCGCGCCACCCCGAGCGGCGCCTGCTTCGAGGTGCGGCTGCCGGACGGCGCCCCCCTCTCCCGCGGCGCCACGGCGGCGCAGGCCCGCGTGCGCGCGCTCTCCCTCGCGGCGGCGGCCCTCGGTCCGGAGCGCGTCGCCGGCGCGCTCGACCGCGCCTGGCTCCCGCTGGCCGGCCCGCTGTGCCGGCCCGCGCCCCGGCCGGCGCTGCTCCTCTCCCTCGACGGCCCGGGCGCGCCCGCCGCGCCCGGCGCCCCCCTCGACCCCCTGAACCGCGGGCCGGACCGGAGCCTCGGCTTCGACGCCGCCCTGGCGGTCCGCGTGGCCCCGGGCCGCCGCCCCACCGCCCGCGAGCTGCCGGCCGGCGAGGCGGTCCGGCTGCTCCTCGCGACCGCCAGCGCCGGCGTCGAGGCCCAGGTCACGGCGGCGCGGACCGAGGCGCGCGCGGCCGCGGCGCGGCTCGCCGGGATCGCCGCGCTGCTGCGGGACCCGGAGCAGGGGCGGCCCGTCGCCGCCGAGGTGGCCGGCGAGGTGCTGGTCCCGGTGGGCGGGCGGGTGATGCGGTACGCGCTCCGGCGCTACCTCCGCCGGCCCCGCTTCGTCTCCCCGGACCCGGACGCGCCCGACCTGTCGCTCTCCTACGGCAGCCGCGCCACCCAGCGCTGGCGCGTGCCGGGGGTCGTCGAGGCGCGCGTCTCCCTGCTCGACCCGGGCCGCGCGGTGGTGCTCTACGGCGACGGCGACGGCCGCCAGCTGCGCGAGGAGGTCCCGCTCCCGGAGCTGGAGGAGCACCTGCGGGAGGCGCGCCTCACGCTGCTCGCCGCCGACCGCGGGGCGGTGCTGGCGATGCGGCTGTCGGAGGACCTCGAGCCGGTGCTGCGCCGGCTCCCGCCCGCCCCCCGCGCGGTCGAGGTCGACGTCTCCGGCGCGGCGCCCTTCGGGCTGGCGCTCACGGTCGGCGCGGAGCGGTTCTCCGGCCCGCACCGGTGGGAGGACGCCGCACAGGCGGCCATGTCCGCCTGGCCCATCGAGCAGCCCGGCCGCATCGCCGTCACGGCGGTGACGGCCACCCTCGCCGGAGAGCCCGTCCGCGGGCTCCTCGCGCTGCACGTCAGGTCGGTGGCGCTGCGCCGGCTGCGCGCCGGCGTCGATCGCGCGTTCCGCTCTTATCGGGATTCGCTCGCGGGCCGAAGAGCATGGTGAGGCGAACGCGAACGGTCGCCCAACCCAAGGAGAAGTCATGTCACTCTCGATTCGCACCAACGTCAGCTCGCTCGACGCCCAGCGGAACCTCTCCGCCACCACGAGCCAGCTCGACTCCACCCTCTCGAAGCTCTCCTCCGGCTACCGCATCACCAAGGCGTCGGACGACGCCGCCGGCCTGGGCGTCAGCGTGAGCCTCGAGGCGCAGATCAGCAGCTTCAACCAGGCCTCCCGCAACGCCAACGACGGCGTGTCGCTGGTGCAGACGGCGGAAGGCTCGATGAACGCGGTGACCAACATCCTCACCCGCATGCGCGAGCTCGCCATGGAGTCGTCCTCGGACGGCGTCGGCAACTCGCAGCGCGCCTACATCAACACCGAGCAGACGCAGCTCGCCAACGAGCTCGACCGCATGCAGCAGACGGCGAAGTACAACGGCTCGCAGCTGTTCGGCGCCTCCGGCTCCTCCTCGGTGCTGAACTTCCAGGTCGGCATCGACGGCACCAGCAACGACCGCATCTCGGTGGACACGTCGAAGATGTCGATCGACTCGACCAGCCTCGCCGTGAACAGCTCGAGCGTGGACCTCTCGACCGCGACCGGCGCCCAGGCCGCGCTCGCCAAGATCGACGCCGCCATCCAGACCATCTCGTCGAACCGCTCCGCCCTCGGCGCGATCGCCAACCGGTTCCAGAGCGTCATCTCCAACATCCAGTCCACGGTCGAGAACTTCTCGGCCGCCAACAGCCGCATCAAGGACGTGGACGTGGCCGAGGAGTCGGCGAAGATGAGCCGCCTCAACATCCTGTCGCAGGCCGGCGTCTCCGTCCTCGCCCAGGCCAACCAGTCCCCGCAGCTCGCCCTCAAGCTGCTCGGGTAACCCTCGCAGTCGTCTAGCCGGCCGCCCCGCGGTGAGACCCGCTGCGGGGCGGCCATTTCGTTCGGGAGGTGGATGTGGCTTCCGTGTTCTCCGCCAGCGGCCTCGCCTCGGGTATGGACTGGAGCTCGATCATCGACTCGATGGTCCAGATCGAGTCCCAGCCGCTCACGCTCCTCGCGAACAAGAAGTCGGCGCTCAACGCGCAGATCTCCAAGCTCGGGGACCTCTCCTCCAAGCTGTCGGACCTCGAGAGCGCGGCCGGCGCCCTGAAGACCGGCGGCGTCCTCGGCCTCACCGCCACCACCAGCTCGACCAGCTTCAGCGCGACCGCCGGCAGCGGGGCCACCGCCGGGCGCTACTCGGTGGAGGTGAACCAGCTCGCGCAGGCCGCCAAGGCGCGCTCGCAGGGCTTCGCCTCGGGCAGCGCCGGCGTCACCGGCGGCTCGCTCACCCTCAGCGTGCAGGGCAAGGCCTACGATCCCATCACCCTCACCGACGGCGAGAGCCTGGCCGACGTCGCCTACTCCATCAACCAGCTCGGGGCCCCGGTCTCGGCGGTGGTGGTGAACGACGGGACGAACAGCTACCTCTCCCTCAACAACCGCGACACCGGCTACCCGCTCACGGGCGCCGCCGCCGACGCGCTCAAGTGGACCGAGAGCTACACCGGCAGCCAGGGCCAGGCGCTCGGGCTCGCCAGCGTCCAGGGCGCGCAGAACGCGGTCGTGACGGTGGACAAGCTCAAGTTCACCCGGCAGAGCAACACCATCAGCGACGCGCTCCCCGGGGTGACGCTCAACCTCACCGCGCAGACGCCCGGGACCACCGACGACCTCGTCCTCAACAACGACGCCACCGCCACCCAGGCGAACCTCCAGAAGTTCGTCACCGCCTACAACACGGTGATGGGCGTGCTGCAGTCGAACCTCGACGCCAGCGACGTCACCGACCGCGAGCGGAACCTCACCGGCGACAGCTCGGTCCGGATGCTCCAGATGCAGCTCCAGTCGCTCACCTCGACGCCCGTGGCGGGGCTCGTCGGCGTGCGCACCCTGGCCGACCTCGGGATCAAGACCCAGAAGGACGGCAGCCTCACCATCGACACGACGACGCTGCAGAGCGCGCTCTCGATCAACCCCGGGGCCGCCAACGCGATCTTCGCCGACCCCGTGAACGGGATGGCGAAGAAGTTCTCCGACCTGGTGGACTCCTACGTCGCGCCCGGGAGCGGCATCCTCACCCTCGACTCCCAGGCGAAGACCGACCAGGTCTCGAGCATCGACAGCCAGACCACGCAGATGCAGGTCCGCATCGACGCCTACCGCCAGACGCTCCAGGACCAGTTCACCGCGATGGAGTCGATCATCAGCGGCCTCAAGGCGACCAGCAGCTTCCTCACCCAGCAGTCCAACCAGTCCAGCAGCAAGTGATCCCAGGGGAACGACCGTGACCCACGCCAGCCGATACCTCCAGGCCCAGCGCGAGACCGCGTCCGCCGAGCGGCTCATGGTCCTGCTCTTCCAGCGGGCCCTCCGCGAGATCCGCGCCGGCGCCGCCGCCATCGAGGCCCGCCAGCGCGCCGAGGCCAACCGCGCCCTCACCCGCGCCGGGGAGATCGTGTCCGAGCTCCACGCCACCCTCGACACCCGGCGGGCGCCGGAGCTCTGCCAGCAGCTCGGCGAGATCTACCGCTTCGTGACCGGGCGCATCACCCTCGCCAACCTCCGGCAGGACGCGCGCCTGGCCCGGGAGGCCGAGCGCGCCTTCGCCCCCATCGTCGACGGCTTCGAGAACGCCGTCGCCTCGCTCACCACGCAGGCCCAGGGCGCCCGGTGAGCGCCACCCGGCAGCTCCTCGAGGCCCTCGCCGAGGGGGCGCGGCGGCTCGAGGCCGGCGACGCGCCCGGCGCCTCGGCCGCCCTCGGCCGCGCCGCCGAGTCCTGCCGCGCGCTCCAGGCCGCGGGCACGCTGCTCGACGCCCAGAGCCTCGACACCTTCCGCTTGCTCCAGGGCCGCTGCGAGGGGCTGGCGCGAGCCGCCCAGGCGAAGCTGCAGGCGGCCCTGGACGGCGCCGCCGCCGGCCGCCTCGCCCAGGCCGCCTACCGCCGCCGCTGAGGTCCGCTCGTGGACGCACCGTCCCTGGGCACCGCCCTCGCGCTCTACCGGGCGGGCCGCCTCGCCGAGTCGCAGGCGCTCTGCGAGGAGCTGGTCGCGCGCGACCCCGGCTGCGGCGGCGCCTGGGAGCGGCTCGCGGTGATCGCCGATCGGACCGGCCGGCCCGCCGAGGCGGTGGCGCTGTACGAGCGCGCCCTGCCCCACGTGCCGCACCCCGCCGCGATCCACGCCAACCTCGGCGCGCTCTGGCTGCAGCTCGGGGAGCGCGGCCGCGCGCTCGAGCACCTGCTCCGCGCCGCGCAGGGCGGGCTCCAGGATCCGGCGCTGGCCGTGAACCTCGGCGCGCTCCTGCGCGAGCTCGGCCGGCTGGGCGACGCCGAGGCCCTGCTGCGGCTGGCGGTCGAGGCGGCCCCGGAGAGCGGCCCGGCCCACGCCCACCTCGGCCTCACGCTGGTGCTCTCGGCCCGGGTCGCGGAGGGGCTCGGCGCGCTCCGCCGCGCCGTGGCGCTCGCCCCGGAGGACGCGGCGACCCGCTCGAGCCTGCTCCTCGCCCTGCACTACTCGGACGAGGTCGGGTTCGGCGAGCTCGCCGCCGCGCACCGGGCCGCGGGCGGGCCGCCCCGCGCCCGCGAGCTCCCGCCCCCGCCCGACCGGCCGCTGCGGCTCGGGCTCCTCTCCGCCGACCTGCGCCAGCACCCGGTCCCCTCCTTCGTCGAGCCGCTGCTGGAGGCGGCCCGGGCGCGCGGGTGGGACCTCTGCTGCTATGCCTCGGTGGCGCGGCCGGACGAGGTCACCGCGCGGCTGCGGGAGCTCGCGCCGCGCTGGTGCGACGTGGCGGGCCTCTCGGACGAGGCGGCCGCGGCGCGGGTGCGCGCCGACGGCGTGGACGTCCTGCTCGAGCTCGGCGGGCACACCGCCGGGAGCCGCCTCGGCGTGCTGGCGCACCGCGCCGCCCCGCTCCAGGGGACCTGGATCGGCTACCCCGACGTCACCGGCTGCCCGGAGGTGGACCTGCGGATCACCGATCCGCGCTGCGACCCTCCCTCGGCGCCCTGGCCCGAGGTGCCGGAGCGCCCGCTCCGGCTCGCGGGCGGGTTCCTCGCCTGGCGGCCCCCCGCCGACGCGCCGCCGGTGGTCCCGCCGCCCGCGGGGCCGTTCACCTTCGGGAGCTTCAACTCGCTCGCGAAGGTGAGCCCCGCCACGCTCGCGCTCTGGCGCGCGGCGCTCGCCGCCGTCCCCGGGAGCGAGCTCCTGGTGAAGAGCCCGGCGCTCTCCGACGACGCCACCCGCGAGGGCTTCCGGCGGCTGGCGTCCGCGGCCGGCCTCCCGCCCGAGCGGCTGCGGCTGGCCGGCCACGCGCCGGGGGCGCGGGCGCACCTCGCCGCCTACGGGCAGGTGCACGTGGCGCTCGACACCTTCCCCTACAACGGCACCACGACCACCTGCGAGGCGCTCTGGATGGGCGTCCCGGTGCTCTCGCTCGGCGGCGAGACCCACGCCTCCCGCGTCGGCGCGAGCCTGCTCGCGGCGGTGGGGCTCGGGGAGCTCGCCGTGCGGCGGCCGGAGGACCACGTCCGCGCGGCCGCGGCGCTGGCGGCCTCGCCGGAGCGGCTCGCCGGGCTGCGCGGCTCGCTGCGCGCGCGCCTGCGGGCCTCGCCCCTCCTCGACGGCGGCCGGCTCCTCGACGAGCTCGAGCGCGGGCTCCGCGCCTTCTGGGCCGAGCGGGCCCGCGATCCGCGCGCCCGCGTGGCCTAGCCGGGCGGCGCGCAGCCCGCGACCGCGAGCATGTGATCCACCCGCGACTGCACGGTGTGCCGCCCGAGGACCGCCTCGCGGCCCCGCGCCGCCAGGGCCGCCGCGCGGTCCGGGTGCGCGAGGTAGTGCGCCACCTTCCGCTCGAGCTCCTCCAGGCTGCCGTAGCAGTCCACCTCGACGCCGACCTCGAAGAGCGCCGCCAGGTCGTCGGAGCGCTCCGCGAGCACGAAGCCGCCGCAGGCGAGCACGTCGAAGACGCGCATGGTCACGATGTCCATCTGGTAGAGCCGGCCCAGGTCCACGTTCACGGCCGACCCGCAGTAGATCCGGTCGAGCTCGTCGCCGTGGCCGGCCGGGCCCATGTAAGCGACGCCGCCCCCCTCCGCCTCCCGCCAGCCCTCGTCGCCCCAGACCCGCGGCGCGAAGCGCGCCAGCCGCCGCACCGCCGCGAGCCGCTTCAGCGCGGCGGCGATCTCCGACGCCGCGCGGACGGCCTCGGGGTGGGCGGCGGCGAGCGCCGGCCAGCGGCCCGCCAGGAGCGCCGGCACCCGGTGCGCCGAGAGGTCCCGGCTCTGCGCCTCGAGCACCCACGAGAGCGCCGCGAGGCCCGTCCCGCGCGCGCCGGGCCCGTGCGCCGCCTCCCAGGCCTCGAGGAAGGCCC from Anaeromyxobacter paludicola harbors:
- a CDS encoding peptidoglycan DD-metalloendopeptidase family protein, translated to MKLSAASAGASDAARLHDAAQALEAMMLKQIISSSGAFKGNGVAGSSIRADLFSDALAEAVAKAGGLGLAAELERSLGARAGSPSPSPSAARSPAAPSAAPARAGGVAAAARALPAARSPATVGAAAAASDAAVSLLAPDLDVPDDGDASDVTGATGPAGATPPAPSAAGPRELAATLVGPTRVTSPYGLRADPFTGVVRPHHGVDLAAAEGSTVQAALAGTVKRAGPRNGYGNTVEIESPDGVTTLYAHASELLVSAGARVEAGQPIARVGHTGRATGAHLHFEARQGGRAVDPSRFLKAYGIRDDGMAKRGLPPRSEP
- a CDS encoding flagellar biosynthesis anti-sigma factor FlgM, producing the protein MKVKNTSETTPIDGSRTTEARKASGADPSAPPERVSTPDSTKFAAAVDAARQHLGATRAAKLQSIAAAVKQGTYQPDPNQIAQEILDDAELTASLQGMLKRLK
- the flgN gene encoding flagellar export chaperone FlgN, translated to MSKLDDAAHKAEALRALLAAEIERARGERELMRSLDADGLFARAAARSAFNGEVGRIEGELARSLSLAAGALGAPEVTLERLRERAPAETERLSTTLGEIRALAEALGEIDALNRTLCERALTCVRGYVRAVRPAPAAYDRRGARPESRGAAAMISSKG
- the flgK gene encoding flagellar hook-associated protein FlgK — encoded protein: MADLFSILSNASSSLAAQQAAMAVTSNNLQNAATPGYARQRAELLTRPAELVSGGAWVGRGVTLGAVTQVRDQFIESQVPASIANAASSDAEATALSAIHTFDPAQSGGVGDAISGFYSALRALSQNPGDSGLREAALGASQSLAAAFNQASRDVETARTGLDDQAVNLTGQINALAKQMADLNTQVRQARASGGEPNDLLDARQQVLDQLASLVGGQPVTSTGGDVNVMMGGGVALVSGGVPGVFSSQPDPNNRGHLQLLYASPLGTPAAPLANSVAGGQLGGTLAARDGALGKASTQLDTLAFDLANQVNAVHQAGYGADGVTGRPLFAVGATSAGAASTIAISAAVGTNAGALAAAGAATAASGDADNVQALLATEQQALPTSGLDATRTLSSITSSFGIASAQATSLSKQDAALRDNVKALRESASGVSVDEELVNMQKTQRAYEAIARVLQTSSDMLDVLMKLGS
- a CDS encoding flagellin N-terminal helical domain-containing protein, whose amino-acid sequence is MRVSDSLTYDIARTGVLEARSRNEEAMRLATTGLRVGQPGDDPAAAALMVTTQADQKHYDSIQSVAQLASDELASADSAFGSLQNFLTRAQQLAVQFSNGNYSASDRASAATEVDGLLQSSVAALNVRVGDRYILGGNVDSAPPFDASGAYHGDAAQRQVEIAPGVTVKSSVRADVAVKGAGGGTDVLATIQALSTALKANDPDAVAATLAGLSAGISQVGAARSQAGVSMNSFDSAVAAAKQARDDATARTSQLGDADPIKAASQLASTQHALEASLTATAQGFKLTLLDYLR
- a CDS encoding flagellin N-terminal helical domain-containing protein, whose protein sequence is MSLSIRTNVSSLDAQRNLSATTSQLDSTLSKLSSGYRITKASDDAAGLGVSVSLEAQISSFNQASRNANDGVSLVQTAEGSMNAVTNILTRMRELAMESSSDGVGNSQRAYINTEQTQLANELDRMQQTAKYNGSQLFGASGSSSVLNFQVGIDGTSNDRISVDTSKMSIDSTSLAVNSSSVDLSTATGAQAALAKIDAAIQTISSNRSALGAIANRFQSVISNIQSTVENFSAANSRIKDVDVAEESAKMSRLNILSQAGVSVLAQANQSPQLALKLLG
- the fliD gene encoding flagellar filament capping protein FliD translates to MFSASGLASGMDWSSIIDSMVQIESQPLTLLANKKSALNAQISKLGDLSSKLSDLESAAGALKTGGVLGLTATTSSTSFSATAGSGATAGRYSVEVNQLAQAAKARSQGFASGSAGVTGGSLTLSVQGKAYDPITLTDGESLADVAYSINQLGAPVSAVVVNDGTNSYLSLNNRDTGYPLTGAAADALKWTESYTGSQGQALGLASVQGAQNAVVTVDKLKFTRQSNTISDALPGVTLNLTAQTPGTTDDLVLNNDATATQANLQKFVTAYNTVMGVLQSNLDASDVTDRERNLTGDSSVRMLQMQLQSLTSTPVAGLVGVRTLADLGIKTQKDGSLTIDTTTLQSALSINPGAANAIFADPVNGMAKKFSDLVDSYVAPGSGILTLDSQAKTDQVSSIDSQTTQMQVRIDAYRQTLQDQFTAMESIISGLKATSSFLTQQSNQSSSK
- a CDS encoding flagellar export chaperone FliS — translated: MTHASRYLQAQRETASAERLMVLLFQRALREIRAGAAAIEARQRAEANRALTRAGEIVSELHATLDTRRAPELCQQLGEIYRFVTGRITLANLRQDARLAREAERAFAPIVDGFENAVASLTTQAQGAR
- a CDS encoding O-linked N-acetylglucosamine transferase, SPINDLY family protein, with product MDAPSLGTALALYRAGRLAESQALCEELVARDPGCGGAWERLAVIADRTGRPAEAVALYERALPHVPHPAAIHANLGALWLQLGERGRALEHLLRAAQGGLQDPALAVNLGALLRELGRLGDAEALLRLAVEAAPESGPAHAHLGLTLVLSARVAEGLGALRRAVALAPEDAATRSSLLLALHYSDEVGFGELAAAHRAAGGPPRARELPPPPDRPLRLGLLSADLRQHPVPSFVEPLLEAARARGWDLCCYASVARPDEVTARLRELAPRWCDVAGLSDEAAAARVRADGVDVLLELGGHTAGSRLGVLAHRAAPLQGTWIGYPDVTGCPEVDLRITDPRCDPPSAPWPEVPERPLRLAGGFLAWRPPADAPPVVPPPAGPFTFGSFNSLAKVSPATLALWRAALAAVPGSELLVKSPALSDDATREGFRRLASAAGLPPERLRLAGHAPGARAHLAAYGQVHVALDTFPYNGTTTTCEALWMGVPVLSLGGETHASRVGASLLAAVGLGELAVRRPEDHVRAAAALAASPERLAGLRGSLRARLRASPLLDGGRLLDELERGLRAFWAERARDPRARVA